A genomic stretch from Ovis canadensis isolate MfBH-ARS-UI-01 breed Bighorn chromosome 5, ARS-UI_OviCan_v2, whole genome shotgun sequence includes:
- the PGLS gene encoding 6-phosphogluconolactonase, with protein MAAPAPRLISVFSSPQELGASLAQLVVQQAACCLADAGARFTLGLSGGSLVSMLARELPAAAAPAGPASLARWTLGFCDERLVPFEHAESTYGLYRTHLLSKLPIFDSQVITINPALPVEAAAEDYAKKLRQAFQGDSIPVFDLLILGVGPDGHTCSLFPDHPLLQEREKIVAPIRDSPKPPPQRVTLTLPVLNAARTVIFVATGEGKAAILKRILEDKEENPLPAALVQPSTGKLCWFLDEAAARLLTVPFEKHSTL; from the exons ATGGCCGCGCCGGCCCCCCGCCTCATCTCTGTCTTCTCGAGCCCGCAGGAGCTGGGCGCCTCGCTGGCGCAACTGGTAGTGCAGCAGGCAGCATGCTGCCTGGCGGATGCCGGCGCCCGCTTCACGCTCGGCTTGTCCGGCGGCAGCCTCGTCTCCATGCTGGCCCGCGAgctgcccgccgccgccgcccccgctgGACCCGCTAGCCTCGCGCGCTGGACGCTGGGCTTCTGCGACGAGCGCCTCGTGCCCTTCGAGCACGCCGAGAGCACGTACGGCCTCTACCGG ACCCACCTGCTCTCCAAGCTCCCTATCTTCGACAGTCAGGTGATCACCATCAACCCCGCGTTGCCTGTGGAGGCGGCGGCTGAGGACTACGCCAAGAAGCTGAGACAG GCCTTCCAAGGGGACTCCATCCCGGTTTTTGACCTGCTGATTCTGGGCGTGGGTCCTGATGGCCACACTTGCTCACTCTTCCCAGACCACCCCCTCCTGCAG gagcGGGAGAAAATTGTGGCCCCCATCCGTGACTCCCCGAAACCACCTCCGCAGCGCGTGACCCTCACTCTTCCCGTGCTGAATGCAGCTCGAACGGTCATCTTTGTGGCGACAGGAGAAGGCAAGGCAGCTATTCTGAAG CGCATTTTGGAGGACAAGGAGGAGAACCCGCTCCCTGCCGCACTGGTCCAGCCCAGCACTGGGAAACTCTGCTGGTTTCTGGACGAGGCAGCAGCCCGACTCCTGACCGTGCCCTTCGAGAAGCATTCCACGTTGTAA